A single Paratractidigestivibacter faecalis DNA region contains:
- the ftsE gene encoding cell division ATP-binding protein FtsE — MANHFRTTERQGSDDTGRVLNVVPDANPQVSAADDAFAPTPVSTGQFDVIGADEPEAVHVVTASEPADPTDQPGFTSVFAPLASDDSPAVSRTGVPTISFKNVSLVYPAQPNKPALDGVSLDIYPGEFVFVVGHSGSGKSSLLRLITREQRATGGQIIVAGQDLGKMKNKKVPYLRRQIGTVYQDFKLLPDKTVYENVAFALECIGKPRSVVKAQVPEVLRLVGLGEKMDNFPDQLSGGEQQRVSVARAMVNRPPLLVCDEPTGNLDPAISLGIMKLLDRINRAGTTVVMATHDREMVDSMRKRVIALEAGHVVRDQEKGGYGYYGAL, encoded by the coding sequence GTGGCCAACCACTTTCGCACCACTGAGCGACAGGGGTCGGACGACACGGGCCGTGTGCTCAACGTCGTGCCGGATGCCAATCCGCAGGTAAGCGCGGCAGATGACGCCTTTGCCCCCACGCCCGTCTCAACCGGTCAGTTTGACGTGATCGGCGCCGACGAGCCCGAGGCCGTGCACGTCGTCACCGCCAGCGAGCCCGCGGACCCCACCGACCAGCCCGGATTTACCAGCGTCTTCGCGCCCCTGGCAAGCGATGACTCCCCGGCTGTCTCTCGCACCGGCGTCCCGACCATCTCGTTCAAAAACGTATCACTCGTCTACCCGGCCCAGCCCAACAAGCCCGCTCTCGACGGCGTCAGCCTCGACATCTACCCCGGTGAGTTCGTCTTTGTCGTCGGCCACTCCGGCTCCGGCAAGTCCTCCCTGCTGCGCCTCATCACGCGCGAGCAGCGCGCCACCGGCGGCCAGATCATCGTGGCCGGCCAGGACCTGGGCAAGATGAAGAACAAGAAGGTCCCGTATCTGCGCCGCCAGATCGGCACCGTCTACCAGGACTTCAAGCTCCTGCCCGACAAGACGGTCTACGAGAACGTGGCCTTTGCCCTGGAGTGCATCGGCAAGCCGCGCTCCGTCGTGAAGGCGCAGGTCCCCGAGGTGCTGCGCCTCGTCGGCCTGGGCGAGAAGATGGACAACTTCCCCGACCAGCTCTCCGGCGGAGAGCAGCAGCGCGTCTCCGTGGCCCGCGCCATGGTCAACCGCCCGCCGCTGCTCGTCTGCGACGAGCCCACCGGCAACCTCGACCCGGCCATCTCGCTGGGCATCATGAAGCTGCTCGACCGCATCAACCGCGCTGGCACCACCGTCGTCATGGCCACCCACGACCGCGAGATGGTCGACTCCATGCGCAAGCGCGTCATCGCCCTG
- a CDS encoding transaldolase family protein, which produces MKFFIDTADLDEIREALSWGCLAGVTTNPSLYARTGGKLADFEDHMVKIAKMCGDLPVSAESQAKTTEGMIEEGRHLASLAPNIVVKLPICAESLAATHTLAAEGVRINMTLIFSAPQALLAANAGARYVSPFVGRFDDIGEDGISELANVVTCIQNYDWTGKNVDDEVEIITASVRTPNHVTQAALMGADIATVPFGALKKCLKHPLTDQGMASFDADWAKVVAAQ; this is translated from the coding sequence ATGAAGTTCTTCATCGATACCGCTGACCTCGACGAGATTCGCGAGGCGCTCTCCTGGGGCTGCCTTGCCGGCGTCACCACCAACCCGAGCCTGTACGCCCGCACCGGCGGCAAGCTCGCCGACTTCGAGGACCACATGGTCAAGATCGCCAAGATGTGCGGCGACCTGCCCGTCTCCGCGGAGTCCCAGGCCAAGACCACCGAGGGCATGATCGAGGAGGGCCGCCACCTGGCCTCCCTGGCCCCCAACATCGTGGTCAAGCTCCCCATCTGCGCCGAGTCGCTGGCCGCCACCCACACGCTGGCCGCCGAGGGCGTCCGCATCAACATGACGCTGATCTTCTCGGCCCCGCAGGCGCTTCTGGCCGCCAACGCCGGCGCCCGCTACGTCAGCCCCTTCGTCGGCCGCTTTGACGACATCGGCGAGGACGGCATCTCCGAGCTGGCCAACGTCGTCACCTGCATCCAGAACTACGACTGGACGGGCAAGAACGTCGACGACGAGGTCGAGATCATCACCGCCTCCGTCCGCACGCCCAACCACGTGACCCAGGCCGCCCTCATGGGCGCCGACATTGCCACCGTGCCCTTCGGCGCCCTCAAGAAGTGCCTCAAGCACCCCCTGACCGACCAGGGCATGGCCTCCTTCGACGCCGACTGGGCCAAGGTCGTCGCCGCCCAGTAA
- a CDS encoding HepT-like ribonuclease domain-containing protein → MLARDVEVFVEMIQCCDDVAGKIERFSLDGSSWPLDRYARDSVLLSLSRIGELVSHVEGPESLEAFPGIPWRLVKGMRNFIVHDYKNIDLDMAWVSATIDVPALRVSLLSSETVRAQYEMEKDYVAEDLEQVMAELESMPEE, encoded by the coding sequence ATGCTCGCTAGAGACGTCGAGGTCTTCGTCGAGATGATCCAGTGCTGCGACGATGTCGCGGGCAAGATCGAGCGCTTCTCGCTTGATGGAAGTAGCTGGCCGCTCGACCGCTATGCGAGGGATTCCGTCCTTCTTTCTCTGAGCCGTATCGGAGAGCTTGTATCTCACGTTGAAGGGCCTGAGTCGCTGGAGGCCTTTCCGGGCATTCCGTGGCGCCTGGTCAAGGGGATGCGCAACTTCATAGTTCACGACTACAAGAACATTGACCTCGACATGGCTTGGGTTTCAGCCACGATTGACGTTCCAGCGCTTAGGGTCAGTCTCCTCTCCAGTGAGACGGTGCGTGCTCAGTATGAGATGGAGAAGGACTATGTCGCGGAGGACCTTGAACAAGTAATGGCCGAGCTTGAATCGATGCCCGAGGAGTAG
- a CDS encoding nucleotidyltransferase family protein, whose amino-acid sequence MKYRVEDCPAAACEPVADAKSAAAVLHAACLSCPSVRSAALFGSFARGEQTPSSDVDVLVLFDPETSSSTRYALGESLASGMGRDVDCLTSLAGASRRFVDSVKADGRLVYAR is encoded by the coding sequence ATGAAGTACCGCGTCGAAGACTGTCCCGCTGCGGCTTGCGAGCCCGTTGCAGACGCAAAGTCCGCTGCGGCGGTGCTACACGCCGCATGCTTAAGCTGCCCTTCGGTCAGAAGCGCCGCACTCTTTGGCTCGTTCGCCCGTGGCGAGCAGACGCCCTCGTCCGACGTTGACGTCCTGGTTCTGTTTGATCCGGAGACAAGCTCGAGCACTCGCTACGCGCTCGGAGAGAGCCTGGCCTCGGGAATGGGCCGTGATGTGGACTGCCTGACGTCGCTTGCGGGAGCTTCCAGGCGATTCGTCGACTCGGTAAAGGCCGACGGAAGGCTCGTCTATGCTCGCTAG
- a CDS encoding ATP-binding cassette domain-containing protein, producing MTVTVNGAANTGASNDLIAISHATKVVKGRTVLDDVSLELPRGGIYGFAGVNGSGKTMLFRAVGGLIHLTSGSVSVFGQVIGRDADFPSDMGIVLGPSGFIDEKTGRKNLLALASIRGVIGPAEVDAALRRVGLDPDDARPFSAYSLGMRQRLSIAQAVMERPQLLVLNEPTNALDVDGIAMVVGLLAEERERGATILVASHNEPTLEALCDRRYNMADGRVTGEG from the coding sequence ATGACCGTTACCGTGAACGGTGCCGCAAATACCGGTGCCTCAAATGACCTCATCGCCATCAGCCATGCAACCAAGGTCGTCAAGGGTCGAACCGTCCTGGATGACGTGAGCCTGGAGCTGCCCCGTGGCGGCATCTACGGCTTCGCTGGCGTCAACGGCTCTGGCAAGACCATGCTCTTCCGTGCCGTGGGCGGCCTCATTCATCTGACCTCTGGCAGCGTCAGCGTCTTTGGCCAGGTCATTGGCCGTGACGCGGACTTTCCCTCGGACATGGGCATAGTCCTTGGCCCCTCCGGCTTCATTGACGAGAAGACCGGCCGCAAGAACCTCCTCGCGCTGGCGTCCATCCGCGGCGTCATCGGCCCGGCGGAGGTGGACGCCGCCCTGCGTCGCGTGGGCCTTGACCCCGACGACGCCAGGCCCTTCTCGGCGTATAGCCTGGGAATGCGGCAGCGGCTCTCCATCGCGCAGGCCGTCATGGAGCGGCCGCAGCTGTTGGTGCTCAACGAGCCCACCAACGCGCTTGACGTGGACGGCATTGCGATGGTGGTCGGGCTTCTTGCCGAGGAGCGTGAGCGCGGCGCGACCATACTGGTGGCGAGCCACAACGAGCCGACCCTGGAGGCGCTCTGCGACCGTCGCTACAACATGGCGGACGGCCGCGTGACGGGGGAGGGCTGA
- a CDS encoding helix-turn-helix domain-containing protein yields MGKEEDKGSRNQGKSTWHLWLMCSALLAGIPRIVRWGVEPSAPGLPAIYLISIALFTAALGELVLPLLGGKTRSLIEGRARSLLVAVGLLSTVALLAVEIFVSCIGYDSPAYRSYGGWLVLSEFTFGLLAQIGWMHGCPGGDSNGSGISGAIAFCVGAVCPLATMGLAGTSFFAFARFPLLICVGSAATMGLLLTILRRAGMLSSRFAAFYTAGQLLLWMLWWGQPAANPVGTQLMLGVLIVCVLAAFASAALCVLARKASVGGATVSEVFEVDASAVLDQFDGAVRLSPREREVASLTISGMSDSQIAVELGISKSSVGTLRRRAYQKLSVADKSELIQRARQDVREASDTVKRPIYSSSAFLRGSYALMAVVLNLLVPLVLRGIFPQLADWETYLTRGAGAVALLMGCVFAAASDTERGACRRSSRSLVLAGAVYSVLQAYGVHSAIQHVGSAVPCAYAAICLLLLLIAQGAEASGGKFGLGVLRQGVLGFAGLNVWHVIACVASLNLLDCLAYRNDPPGVTAGVPLLVEFLAIAVAFLCLRAIKNAKDTSAGPMPLDIAARSTLYLRGRGLSETQAEAIALLALGVSPNEVCGRRHVSSGSLGTFRSRAYEKLGINTMDDLRFILQQEVGLPEDDKVSPHK; encoded by the coding sequence GTGGGCAAAGAGGAAGATAAAGGAAGTCGAAACCAGGGCAAGTCGACCTGGCACCTCTGGCTCATGTGCTCCGCGCTGCTTGCGGGCATTCCCCGCATCGTTAGATGGGGCGTCGAGCCCAGCGCCCCGGGGCTGCCAGCCATATATCTGATTTCCATCGCTTTGTTTACCGCGGCTCTAGGCGAGCTAGTTCTCCCGCTTTTGGGAGGAAAGACGAGATCGCTGATTGAGGGCAGGGCTAGATCGCTGCTTGTTGCGGTTGGCTTGCTGTCGACCGTTGCGCTGCTCGCGGTTGAAATCTTCGTCTCCTGCATCGGCTACGACTCGCCGGCTTACCGTAGCTATGGCGGTTGGCTGGTTCTTTCCGAATTTACATTTGGCCTTCTCGCACAGATTGGATGGATGCATGGCTGCCCAGGGGGTGACAGTAATGGCTCGGGGATTTCCGGAGCAATCGCCTTTTGCGTAGGAGCTGTATGCCCGCTCGCCACGATGGGCCTAGCCGGGACATCGTTCTTTGCGTTTGCGAGATTTCCGCTTTTGATATGCGTCGGGTCTGCCGCAACAATGGGGCTCCTGCTGACAATCCTTCGCCGCGCAGGCATGCTCTCATCGCGCTTTGCGGCCTTTTATACCGCTGGCCAGCTTCTGCTTTGGATGCTCTGGTGGGGGCAACCGGCCGCCAATCCCGTTGGGACCCAGCTGATGCTCGGCGTCCTGATCGTTTGCGTTCTCGCGGCGTTCGCATCTGCGGCTTTGTGCGTTCTGGCGAGAAAAGCGTCCGTCGGAGGGGCAACTGTTTCCGAGGTGTTTGAGGTCGATGCGTCCGCCGTTCTCGACCAGTTCGATGGCGCCGTCCGCCTGTCGCCGCGAGAGCGCGAGGTGGCAAGCCTGACGATTTCAGGCATGTCAGACAGCCAGATAGCCGTAGAACTCGGGATCAGCAAATCAAGCGTTGGAACCCTGCGAAGAAGGGCGTATCAGAAGCTATCCGTTGCGGATAAGAGCGAGCTGATTCAAAGGGCACGGCAGGATGTTCGGGAGGCCTCAGATACGGTGAAGAGGCCCATCTATTCGAGTTCTGCATTCCTTCGCGGGTCGTATGCACTTATGGCTGTGGTGCTGAATCTGTTGGTGCCCCTAGTGCTGAGGGGCATCTTTCCACAACTTGCTGACTGGGAAACCTATCTAACGCGAGGCGCTGGAGCCGTGGCTCTGCTGATGGGCTGCGTGTTTGCCGCCGCGTCTGATACGGAGCGGGGCGCCTGTCGGAGGAGCTCCCGCTCTCTCGTATTGGCGGGTGCCGTCTATTCAGTGCTCCAGGCGTATGGCGTTCATTCTGCAATACAGCATGTCGGCTCAGCCGTGCCTTGTGCCTATGCGGCAATCTGTTTGTTGCTGCTGCTGATTGCGCAGGGTGCTGAGGCAAGCGGTGGGAAATTTGGCCTTGGCGTGTTGCGGCAGGGCGTTCTGGGCTTTGCGGGTTTGAACGTTTGGCACGTGATTGCATGCGTCGCTTCGCTCAACCTGCTTGACTGCCTTGCGTATAGAAACGACCCACCGGGCGTCACTGCCGGAGTCCCCCTCCTTGTCGAGTTCCTTGCAATTGCGGTCGCGTTTCTCTGCTTGCGCGCGATTAAAAACGCAAAGGATACGTCCGCTGGCCCCATGCCCCTGGACATTGCCGCGCGCTCAACGCTCTATTTGCGCGGCCGAGGCTTGAGTGAGACTCAGGCTGAGGCCATTGCCCTTCTTGCGCTGGGAGTGAGCCCCAATGAGGTCTGCGGACGCCGCCACGTCTCGTCTGGCAGCCTCGGAACGTTTCGCTCTCGGGCCTACGAGAAGCTGGGTATAAACACCATGGACGACCTGCGATTTATTCTTCAGCAAGAGGTCGGTTTGCCTGAGGATGACAAGGTGTCACCTCACAAGTGA
- a CDS encoding beta/alpha barrel domain-containing protein, protein MILQKASVTKALYETGAFAVVRVPTVERGCEIAEGLIRGGVHAMEISYTLPNAGEVIAGIKEKFGDEMIVGAGTVMEATTARLAIMSGAQFIVANMMSDEVAQICNLYQIPYAPGCTTMTEANHALSIGSAFIKCFPISNTYGTQLVGLFKTPTPWMPLMISGGINLDNLETWVRSGAECYGMGSLLTKGSADEIAANAAQVRRIIDETRASMK, encoded by the coding sequence ATGATTCTTCAGAAGGCTTCCGTCACCAAGGCGCTTTACGAGACCGGCGCGTTCGCCGTCGTCCGCGTCCCCACCGTCGAGCGCGGCTGCGAGATCGCCGAGGGCCTGATCCGCGGCGGCGTCCACGCCATGGAGATCAGCTACACCCTGCCCAACGCGGGCGAGGTCATCGCGGGCATCAAGGAGAAGTTCGGCGACGAGATGATCGTCGGCGCCGGCACCGTCATGGAGGCCACCACCGCCCGCCTGGCCATCATGTCCGGCGCGCAGTTCATCGTCGCCAACATGATGAGCGACGAGGTCGCGCAGATCTGCAACCTGTACCAGATCCCCTACGCCCCCGGCTGCACCACGATGACCGAGGCCAACCACGCCCTCTCCATCGGTTCCGCCTTCATCAAGTGCTTCCCCATCTCCAACACCTATGGCACGCAGCTCGTGGGCCTGTTCAAGACCCCGACGCCTTGGATGCCCCTCATGATCTCCGGCGGCATCAACCTGGACAACCTGGAGACCTGGGTCCGCTCCGGCGCCGAGTGCTACGGCATGGGCAGCCTGCTGACCAAGGGCTCCGCTGACGAGATTGCCGCCAACGCCGCCCAGGTCCGCCGCATCATCGACGAGACCCGCGCCAGCATGAAGTAG
- a CDS encoding dihydrodipicolinate synthase family protein, whose translation MSKFQGVIVPIVTPFNRDDAQTINYEAGEQLVEKIIAAGADGIFTFGSNGEFFVCTPEEKIAFSKFVIEKVNGRVPVYVGTGACSTREAIEMSKQAEAIGADALSVISPYFMGISDDQLKTYFTMVAESVNIPVMLYNIPKCTGKNIAPEVVAELAKIDNVKGVKDSSGNLENLQGYIDAAKGNDVDVLVGSDGKISAAHAMGAAGAVAGTANLITEVVVNLWRALEAGDAAEAERLQAEIEPIRDVLHLGSTPQTLKRSLELAGYEVGPARFPVTEVAEGIDEKCIAMLDHYGIAHK comes from the coding sequence ATGTCCAAGTTCCAGGGCGTCATCGTTCCCATCGTCACCCCGTTCAACCGTGACGATGCCCAGACCATCAACTACGAGGCCGGCGAGCAGCTCGTCGAGAAGATCATCGCTGCCGGCGCCGACGGCATCTTCACCTTTGGCTCCAATGGCGAGTTCTTCGTCTGCACCCCCGAGGAGAAGATCGCCTTCTCCAAGTTCGTCATCGAGAAGGTCAACGGCCGCGTTCCCGTCTACGTGGGCACCGGCGCCTGCTCCACCCGCGAGGCCATCGAGATGTCCAAGCAGGCCGAGGCCATTGGCGCCGACGCCCTCTCCGTCATCAGCCCGTACTTCATGGGCATCAGCGACGACCAGCTCAAGACCTACTTCACCATGGTCGCCGAGAGCGTGAACATCCCCGTCATGCTCTACAACATCCCCAAGTGCACTGGCAAGAACATCGCTCCCGAGGTCGTGGCCGAGCTCGCCAAGATCGACAACGTCAAGGGCGTGAAGGACAGCTCCGGCAACCTCGAGAACCTCCAGGGCTACATCGATGCCGCCAAGGGCAATGACGTCGACGTGCTCGTGGGCTCCGACGGCAAGATTTCCGCCGCCCACGCCATGGGTGCCGCAGGTGCCGTCGCGGGCACCGCCAACCTCATCACCGAGGTCGTCGTCAACCTGTGGCGCGCCCTCGAGGCCGGTGACGCCGCCGAGGCCGAGCGCCTTCAGGCCGAGATCGAGCCGATCCGCGACGTCCTGCACCTGGGCTCCACCCCGCAGACCCTCAAGCGCTCCCTGGAGCTCGCCGGCTACGAGGTGGGCCCGGCCCGCTTCCCCGTCACCGAGGTCGCCGAGGGCATCGACGAGAAGTGCATCGCCATGCTCGACCACTACGGCATCGCCCACAAGTAA
- a CDS encoding SIS domain-containing protein: protein MATDKEQVQEFLSIAKESVDKYVAGIDFAALSAAKQLILDAEAKGNRLHVTGIGKPGHVSGYAASLFSSTGTPTYELHGTECVHGSAGQTRPGDVVIAISNSGETGELKSTVTCLKGVGVHIIALTGNPNSWLAKEAEVALIAGVDQEGDSMNKPPRASILAEIIELQCLSILLQNEFGLDPKQYVKWHPGGALGASIREGK from the coding sequence ATGGCAACAGATAAGGAGCAGGTTCAGGAGTTCCTGAGCATTGCCAAGGAGTCCGTGGACAAGTACGTCGCGGGCATTGACTTTGCGGCCCTCTCCGCCGCGAAGCAGCTCATCCTTGACGCCGAGGCCAAGGGCAACCGCCTGCACGTCACCGGCATCGGCAAGCCCGGCCACGTCTCTGGCTACGCCGCTTCCCTGTTCTCTTCCACCGGTACCCCCACCTACGAGCTTCACGGCACCGAGTGCGTCCACGGCTCTGCCGGCCAGACCCGCCCCGGCGACGTCGTGATTGCCATCTCCAACTCCGGCGAGACGGGCGAGCTCAAGAGCACCGTCACCTGCCTCAAGGGCGTGGGCGTGCACATCATCGCCCTCACCGGCAACCCCAACAGCTGGCTTGCCAAGGAGGCCGAGGTCGCGCTCATCGCCGGCGTCGACCAGGAGGGCGACTCCATGAACAAGCCGCCGCGCGCCTCCATCCTGGCCGAGATCATCGAGCTCCAGTGCCTCTCCATCCTGCTGCAGAACGAGTTCGGCCTTGACCCCAAGCAGTACGTCAAGTGGCACCCCGGCGGAGCCCTGGGCGCCTCCATCCGCGAGGGCAAGTAG
- a CDS encoding HpcH/HpaI aldolase family protein, whose protein sequence is MGLEDIAHKQLGGLFVQVLDQAPVVLMAQAAGFDFLFFDGEHGDIDRSRLSSVMLLGNSLGISSIVRAPQLARADVSRMLDLGASGVMVPMVETAAQVRQLVQWAKYPPVGARSYSGGAHTGYGPSGHHAQNMSRANVSTLAIAQIETVEGVRNVRDILAVPGLDAAIVGPCDLAISMGRPDEVGCPEELALIDEVQAACAAAGKGFGIIGGNALLARYAGNINLMVSAIDTHILRDALAGAAFEYQKIRAQAK, encoded by the coding sequence ATGGGTCTTGAGGACATCGCGCACAAGCAGCTCGGCGGTCTCTTCGTCCAGGTTCTTGACCAGGCGCCCGTGGTCCTCATGGCCCAGGCCGCCGGCTTTGACTTCCTCTTCTTCGATGGCGAGCATGGCGACATTGACCGGAGTCGCCTGAGCAGTGTCATGCTGCTGGGCAACTCGCTCGGGATCTCCTCCATCGTCCGTGCCCCGCAGCTCGCGAGGGCCGACGTCTCCAGGATGCTTGACCTAGGCGCCTCTGGCGTCATGGTCCCCATGGTCGAGACCGCTGCACAGGTAAGGCAGCTGGTCCAGTGGGCCAAGTACCCTCCCGTCGGTGCGCGCAGCTACTCCGGCGGCGCCCACACGGGCTATGGCCCCAGCGGCCACCACGCCCAGAACATGTCCCGCGCCAATGTCTCCACGCTTGCCATCGCCCAGATCGAGACCGTCGAGGGCGTCCGCAACGTCCGTGACATCCTCGCCGTCCCCGGTCTTGATGCTGCCATCGTCGGCCCCTGCGACCTGGCCATCTCCATGGGTCGCCCCGACGAGGTGGGCTGCCCCGAGGAGCTCGCGCTCATCGACGAGGTCCAGGCCGCCTGCGCCGCCGCTGGCAAGGGCTTTGGCATCATTGGCGGGAACGCTCTTCTCGCCAGGTATGCGGGGAACATTAACCTCATGGTCTCCGCGATAGACACGCACATCCTCAGAGACGCGCTTGCCGGCGCGGCCTTTGAGTACCAGAAGATCCGCGCGCAGGCCAAGTAG
- a CDS encoding PTS ascorbate transporter subunit IIC codes for MVNAILMQLRDTAVIMGVIALVGLLLQKKSAVDVFSGTVKTIIGFLIFNIGSDAMSAQITIFSDMFSRAFQVSGVVTQVEVATALALNTYGTEVALVMVLGFIMNLVFAKITPFKAVFLTGQHFLYFACVLALVFIALGAPMFVTVILGGVVLGFCGAALPSLCQPFVNKLTGTDNIAIGHFNCIGYAFSGYVGKLFAKKNESETEKEEKQLPEFFKLFKDFVFSVALFMVVLFYIVTLACFFTGHFGDQLANGKAFTSYFGNDIWWIWPFLAGLKFAAGMSVLVYGVRQFIAEITAAFVGISEKLIPDAKPAVDCPAIFPFAPNAVIIGFIGSFLGGLVAMALMVAFHSETIMIPAAGICFFSGGTCGVCGYAYGGWRGALLGSFLVGIVLCAGPLVLYPAFANLGIAGASFPNVDYNIVGSIIYGIGSIFA; via the coding sequence ATGGTCAACGCTATTCTCATGCAGCTCAGGGACACGGCCGTCATCATGGGCGTCATCGCCCTCGTCGGCCTCCTGCTGCAGAAGAAGTCCGCTGTTGACGTCTTCTCGGGCACCGTGAAGACCATCATCGGCTTCCTCATCTTCAACATCGGTTCTGACGCCATGAGCGCTCAGATCACCATCTTCTCTGACATGTTCAGCCGCGCCTTCCAGGTGTCCGGCGTCGTGACGCAGGTCGAGGTCGCTACCGCCCTCGCCCTGAACACCTACGGCACTGAGGTCGCCCTGGTCATGGTCCTCGGCTTCATCATGAACCTGGTGTTCGCCAAGATCACCCCGTTCAAGGCCGTCTTCCTGACCGGTCAGCACTTCCTGTACTTTGCCTGCGTCCTGGCCCTGGTCTTCATCGCCCTCGGCGCTCCGATGTTCGTCACCGTCATCCTCGGCGGCGTCGTCCTCGGCTTCTGCGGTGCTGCCCTGCCTTCTCTGTGCCAGCCCTTCGTTAACAAGCTGACCGGCACCGACAACATCGCTATCGGCCACTTCAACTGCATCGGCTACGCCTTCTCCGGTTACGTGGGCAAGCTCTTCGCCAAGAAGAACGAGTCCGAGACCGAGAAGGAGGAGAAGCAGCTCCCCGAGTTCTTCAAGCTCTTCAAGGACTTCGTCTTCTCCGTGGCCCTGTTCATGGTCGTGCTGTTCTACATCGTGACCCTCGCCTGCTTCTTCACCGGCCACTTTGGTGACCAGCTCGCCAACGGCAAGGCCTTCACCTCCTACTTCGGCAACGACATCTGGTGGATCTGGCCGTTCCTCGCTGGCCTCAAGTTCGCCGCCGGCATGTCCGTCCTGGTCTACGGCGTCCGTCAGTTCATCGCCGAGATCACCGCTGCCTTCGTCGGCATCTCCGAGAAGCTCATCCCGGATGCCAAGCCGGCCGTGGACTGCCCCGCCATCTTCCCGTTTGCTCCTAACGCCGTCATCATCGGCTTCATCGGCTCCTTCCTTGGTGGCCTTGTCGCCATGGCTCTGATGGTTGCCTTCCACAGCGAGACCATCATGATCCCCGCTGCCGGCATCTGCTTCTTCTCCGGCGGCACCTGCGGTGTCTGCGGTTACGCCTACGGTGGCTGGCGTGGCGCCCTGCTGGGCTCCTTCCTCGTCGGCATCGTTCTCTGCGCTGGTCCGCTGGTCCTGTACCCGGCCTTCGCCAACCTGGGAATCGCTGGCGCCTCCTTCCCGAACGTCGACTACAACATCGTCGGCTCCATCATCTACGGCATCGGCAGCATCTTCGCCTAA
- a CDS encoding PTS sugar transporter subunit IIB, translated as MAKTYHALVCCRAGMGSSMMLKIKIDQVIKENNLPVETEHGNLDSLIGFTGDLVITMSDLTDELNADERVPSAIGITNIVDKAEMKQKLEAWLAEHAE; from the coding sequence ATGGCCAAGACCTATCACGCTCTCGTTTGCTGCCGCGCCGGCATGGGCTCTTCCATGATGCTCAAGATCAAGATCGATCAGGTCATCAAGGAGAACAACCTCCCCGTCGAGACCGAGCACGGCAACCTCGACTCCCTCATCGGCTTCACCGGCGACCTGGTCATCACCATGTCCGACCTCACCGATGAGCTCAACGCCGACGAGCGCGTTCCTTCCGCCATCGGCATCACCAACATCGTCGACAAGGCCGAGATGAAGCAGAAGCTCGAGGCCTGGCTCGCCGAGCACGCCGAGTAA
- a CDS encoding PTS sugar transporter subunit IIA, which produces MSALLSDLLDESLVALNVEASDWEDAIRKSAQLLVDAGKVTPAYVDDIVKGVNELGPYIVITEHVALPHARPESGALESAVGIVTLKEPVEFGSADNDPVKFLFPLSAKDSDSHLSALQSLVELLSDPDFFAQLESAATPKDVVDLVHAKEGK; this is translated from the coding sequence GTGAGTGCATTGTTGAGCGATCTTCTGGACGAGAGCCTCGTCGCGCTCAACGTGGAGGCCTCTGACTGGGAGGACGCCATCAGGAAGTCCGCCCAGCTGCTGGTCGACGCCGGCAAGGTCACGCCGGCCTACGTTGACGACATCGTCAAGGGTGTCAACGAGCTCGGTCCCTACATCGTCATCACCGAGCACGTCGCGCTGCCGCACGCCCGTCCGGAGTCCGGCGCCCTGGAGTCTGCCGTGGGCATCGTGACCCTGAAGGAGCCGGTCGAGTTTGGCTCTGCCGACAATGATCCGGTGAAGTTCCTGTTCCCGCTCTCCGCCAAGGATTCCGACAGCCACCTGAGCGCCCTGCAGTCCTTGGTCGAGCTCCTGAGCGACCCTGACTTCTTCGCTCAGCTCGAGAGCGCCGCTACGCCTAAGGATGTCGTGGACCTCGTCCACGCTAAGGAAGGGAAGTAA